A genome region from Deltaproteobacteria bacterium includes the following:
- a CDS encoding ATP-binding protein, with translation MFNRKIEAELHNWKNKQRRKPLIIRGARQTGKTTLIRKFARQFKNFVELNLEKDSTSKIFANIRDAKETIQSIEGIVNRRIIPGETLLFLDEIQNSISAIKMLRYFYEEMPGLHIISAGSLLEVRMKKEGWSFPVGRVEFLYLYPVSFYEFLSAIGEDIILGSVLKCDLNFPLLKPLHDKLLSLLADYMFVGGMPEAVNQYISDRNLLSVRKYHGTLFSSFKEDFAKYSSTSEVEYLKLVWDKLPFETGKRIKYSKLAGSSAKSRDISKAFDILHEAMLVERIFPTTCTMPPLIKKEKSAPKSIFLDIGLCTYVANLTKDQISERLMSPMFGGGLFEEFVGQEFLADDSSNRKSFYFWVREEKGTSSELDFLLQSGEEIVPVEIKSGSHGSLKSLHQFLARSSRNLGVRIWSGQLMKENHKVILHNGKSLQYELLSLPFYLVPRLKEFVLLHG, from the coding sequence ATGTTTAATAGAAAAATAGAAGCCGAACTGCACAATTGGAAGAATAAACAAAGGAGAAAGCCTCTCATTATCAGGGGTGCAAGGCAAACAGGCAAGACCACACTTATCAGAAAATTTGCGCGTCAATTTAAAAATTTTGTAGAATTGAATTTAGAAAAAGATTCAACATCAAAAATTTTTGCTAACATTAGAGACGCCAAGGAAACCATACAAAGCATCGAAGGAATTGTAAATCGAAGGATCATTCCTGGCGAAACGCTTCTTTTTCTAGACGAAATACAAAATTCAATCTCTGCCATAAAAATGCTTCGTTATTTTTATGAAGAAATGCCTGGTCTTCATATTATAAGCGCCGGTTCGCTTCTTGAAGTTCGAATGAAAAAAGAAGGCTGGTCTTTTCCTGTTGGAAGAGTGGAATTTTTGTATTTATACCCAGTCTCATTTTATGAATTTTTATCAGCGATTGGAGAGGATATCATTTTGGGATCTGTGTTAAAATGCGATCTGAATTTCCCATTACTAAAGCCATTGCATGATAAACTGCTTAGTTTGCTGGCGGATTATATGTTTGTCGGCGGCATGCCGGAAGCTGTCAATCAATACATTTCAGATCGCAATTTGCTATCCGTAAGAAAATACCATGGGACTCTATTTTCATCTTTTAAAGAAGATTTTGCAAAATACTCTAGCACCTCCGAAGTTGAATACTTAAAGCTGGTTTGGGATAAACTTCCCTTTGAAACCGGCAAACGTATTAAATATTCAAAACTTGCTGGTTCAAGCGCAAAGTCACGTGACATTTCAAAGGCATTCGATATTTTACATGAAGCCATGCTCGTTGAACGAATATTCCCCACCACATGCACAATGCCACCTCTTATAAAAAAAGAAAAGTCTGCACCGAAATCAATTTTTTTAGATATCGGGCTTTGCACCTATGTTGCAAATCTTACCAAAGACCAAATTTCTGAAAGGTTAATGTCTCCGATGTTTGGCGGAGGTTTGTTTGAAGAGTTTGTCGGGCAGGAATTTCTGGCAGACGACTCCAGCAACAGAAAATCTTTTTATTTCTGGGTTCGTGAAGAAAAGGGAACATCTTCTGAATTGGATTTTTTATTGCAGTCGGGTGAAGAGATTGTGCCAGTTGAAATAAAATCAGGTAGCCATGGTTCGCTAAAATCACTGCACCAGTTTTTGGCAAGAAGTTCAAGAAATCTCGGCGTGCGCATCTGGAGCGGACAACTGATGAAAGAAAACCACAAAGTCATTTTACACAACGGGAAAAGTCTGCAATACGAGCTT